The DNA region CGGTTGTCGGCCTCAAGGGTTATCGTGAAGCCGTAGGGCAATACCGTGACGCTCAGGCGGCCAGCAAGGCCGCGCTGGACAAGATGACCACGCTGGGCACTGACATGCTGGCTATCAGCAATGACATGATCGCCAGGCAAAACAAGAGCCGGGATATCGAAAGCGACAAGTCGGCGATGATGATCGCGGCTGCCACCGCTCTGGCCCTGGTGTTGAGCATTCTGGCCGCCTGGGTCATCACCCGTCAGATCACCGTGCCACTCAATGAAACCCTTGAAGTGGTAGAGCGAGTCGCCTCGGGCGATCTGAGTCGCAACCTGCAGGTTGATCGCAAGGACGAGCTGGGCAGGCTGCAAAGCACCATCCAGCGCATGACGGTCAACCTGCGTGAGCTGGTCGGGGGGATTCGCGATGGCGTGACACAGATCGCCAGTGCCGCAGAAGAACTGTCAGCCGTGACCGAGCAGACCAGTGCCGGGGTCAACAGCCAGAAAGTGGAGACTGATCAGGTGGCCACGGCCATGCACGAAATGACCGCGACCGTTCAGGAAGTTGCGCGTAACGCCGAAGAGGCCTCCGAAGCAGCGGTAGCTGCTGATCAACAGGCACGGGACGGCGAGCGAGTGGTCAACGAGGCGATCGCGCAAATCGAACGTCTTGCCGTTGCCGTGGGCAATTCCAGCGATGCGATGGGCACCCTGAAACAGGAAAGCAACCAGATCGGCAGCGTGCTGGACGTCATCAAGTCCGTCGCCCAACAGACCAACCTGCTGGCCCTGAACGCCGCCATCGAAGCCGCCCGGGCCGGAGAGGCAGGTCGCGGCTTTGCGGTGGTCGCCGACGAAGTGCGCAGCCTGGCGCAACGCACCCAGAAGTCTACCGAAGAGATCGAAGCCCTGATCGCTCGTCTGCAAAGCGGCACGCAGCAGGCGGCAACCGTCATGGACAGCAGCCGCGAGCTGAGTGCCAGCAGCGTAGAACTGACGCGCCGCGCCGGTGGGTCGCTGGAGAACATCACTAAAACCGTCTCGGCGATCCAGTCGATGAACCAGCAGATCGCAGCGGCCGCTGAACAGCAGAGCGCGACCGCCGAAGAGATCAACCGCAGCATCATCAATGTGCGCGACATCTCGGAACAGACCTCGTCGGCCAGCGAAGAAACAGCCGCATCCAGCGTCGAGCTGGCGCGACTGGGTAATCATCTCCAGGTATTGGTGAGTCGCTTCACCGTCTGATAAAACGCAGCGGCTCCTGCGCTCCACCGGGGGTGCGGGGGTGCTCATACCCTTGAAAATGTGACGCCCGTCACCCCTGCTTTCTGCTCGGAAATCTCCTACGACCTTCTCAGGTCACGCGACACATTGCCCTGCCGATGCGCTCACAACGCATGTCCAGACTCGCTCGGGACTTGCTTATGTTGGCTTATTGCAGGAGGTTGCAATGTTTCGATTGATCAATCACACGCTTGAGAACATGAACGTCAGATTCAAGCTGTCACTGGGGTTCGGGCTGGTGCTGCTGTTGACACTGGTCATCACCCTGACAGGCTGGCACGGGCTGTACACCATGATCGACCGCTCCGAATCGCTCTCGGAAATTGCTCAGCTCAACAGCCTGACCAAAGACCTGCGTGCCGAGCGGATTACGGATCGGGTGGAAAAAACCCCGGAGAGTGCAGCGCTGGTCAAGAACAAGCTCGACGAGATGAAAGTGCTGCTCGACTCATTGAACAGGCTGAGCGAGGAGCAGACGACCATTGCACTGTTCAACGCGCAACGCCAGCTCGTCAATGACATGGAAAAGTCTTTTATTTCTATCCGCGCCAATCGCCAGACCCGCGATCAGGTCCTCGGACTACTGAATCAGCGATCGGAACAAGCGCTTAAAGCCATTGCCCGGGTGGAAGCCGAGGTGCTCAAGGCTGTGAGCCAGGAGCAGGACAGCAGCGAGCGAATGGACGAGTTCACTAATATTTCGCAGCTCAGAGAGCAGATTCAGACAGCCCGGTATCAGGTTCAGGCCTACACCTATACCACCCGAGAAGCAGATGAAACTGCAGCTATCGCCTCTATCGACGAAGCGCTCAAGGAGATTCAGCAAATTGCTCAGGATCAGAGTGAAGACAAACTTGAGGGGCTGGTGCCAGCCACTGAGGCGCTGCAGGGATATCGCAAGCAACTGGGTGAGTTCAAGCAGATCCAGTTCAAAGCCGAAGCTGAACAGGAGGGCATGCGCGAGCTTGGTGAAAAGCTGCTGGAGTCCGTCAGCACGCTGACCCGCCTGCATACCGCACAGCGTGACAGCGAAGCAGACAACGCGAGTGCCATGCTGATGAGCGTTGCCGCAATGGCCTTGTTGATCGGACTGCTCGCGGCCTGGATCATGACGCGGCAGATTACCGCACCGTTGCGCCAGAGCCTGATTGCCGCTGCGCGTATCGCTCAAGGCGATCTGAGTCAGGACCTGAACGTGACACGGCATGATGAAATGGGCCAGTTGCAGCAAAGCATGCAGACCATGACCGTCAGCCTGCGCGAGTTGATCGGTGGTATTGGCGAAGGTGTTTCGCAAATCGCCAGCGCGGCCGAGCAGCTGTCGGCAGTCACCGAGCAGACCTGCTCAGGGGTCAACAGTCAGAAAGACGAGACCGATCAGGTGGCCACGGCCATGAACGAGATGGC from Pseudomonas syringae includes:
- a CDS encoding methyl-accepting chemotaxis protein gives rise to the protein MTATVQEVARNAEEASEAAVAADQQARDGERVVNEAIAQIERLAVAVGNSSDAMGTLKQESNQIGSVLDVIKSVAQQTNLLALNAAIEAARAGEAGRGFAVVADEVRSLAQRTQKSTEEIEALIARLQSGTQQAATVMDSSRELSASSVELTRRAGGSLENITKTVSAIQSMNQQIAAAAEQQSATAEEINRSIINVRDISEQTSSASEETAASSVELARLGNHLQVLVSRFTV